One stretch of Zingiber officinale cultivar Zhangliang chromosome 6B, Zo_v1.1, whole genome shotgun sequence DNA includes these proteins:
- the LOC121990577 gene encoding protein IQ-domain 26-like yields the protein MGRAAQWCRRLWSGSKENRNPCLDSSSYGGAREERTEKKRWSFRRARDSGCTSSSSSGSQNVSTAAAIEVAWFKSFYAVSEKEQRKHAIAVAAAAANAAVTAAGAAVAVVRLAGNGVIELAAIRIQTAFRAYLARKTFRALKALVKLQALVRGYLVRKQAAATLHCMQALVRAQGAARAQRSPSFLSRDRDFPPPVIRHRSSLERLDVHAGAQPRWLSTSIDGAAFARSPKIVEVDTCRRNLRLCPRRSSPSPAADFVAFSSPLPSSHVPARISIPGRRSQSQENHCPNCAAADQGHRFPATAQSTPRYGAAAAVTPAKGGLRQFFSALNCPHYMANTQSSTAKVRKPRQPLREASVVGNSGMLKKPCFELVEGAFSFKKTVAGKLDRCSELAKEEEEREIYLQRMW from the exons ATGGGCCGGGCGGCGCAGTGGTGTCGCCGCCTCTGGAGCGGGAGTAAGGAGAACAGGAATCCCTGCCTGGACTCCTCGAGCTACGGAGGCGCCCGCGAGGAGAGGACGGAGAAGAAAAGGTGGAGCTTCCGGAGGGCACGAGACTCCGGCTGcacgtcgtcgtcgtcgtcgggaAGCCAGAATGTCTCCACAGCCGCCGCGATCGAGGTGGCTTGGTTTAAGTCCTTCTACGCCGTCAGCGAGAAGGAACAGAGGAAGCACGCGATCGCAGTGGCTGCGGCTGCAGCCAACGCTGCTGTCACGGCCGCCGGGGCCGCTGTAGCCGTCGTGCGGCTCGCCGGAAACGGAGTCATCGAGCTGGCGGCTATACGGATTCAAACAGCGTTCAGGGCCTACTTG GCAAGGAAAACATTCAGAGCTCTGAAAGCATTGGTCAAGCTTCAAGCTTTAGTGAGAGGATATCTAGTGCGAAAGCAAGCTGCCGCCACTCTCCACTGCATGCAAGCTCTGGTCCGAGCTCAGGGCGCCGCCAGAGCTCAAAGATCTCCAAGTTTTCTCTCCCGTGACCGAGATTTTCCACCACCGGTGATCCGCCATCGGAGTTCCTTA GAAAGGCTCGATGTCCACGCCGGAGCTCAACCTCGGTGGCTCTCGACGAGCATCGACGGTGCAGCCTTCGCCAGAAGCCCAAAGATCGTCGAGGTCGACACGTGTCGTCGAAACCTGAGGCTTTGCCCCCGGCGGAGCAGTCCCTCTCCGGCAGCGGACTTCGTGGCGTTCTCCTCTCCGCTTCCAAGCAGTCACGTTCCGGCAAGGATCTCAATTCCCGGCCGCCGCAGCCAATCGCAAGAGAACCATTGTCCGAACTGTGCCGCCGCAGATCAGGGGCACCGTTTCCCAGCGACGGCGCAGAGCACGCCCAGATACGGCGCCGCGGCGGCGGTTACTCCAGCGAAGGGGGGTCTCCGGCAGTTCTTTAGCGCGTTGAATTGCCCCCACTACATGGCGAACACGCAGTCGTCGACGGCGAAGGTGAGGAAACCGCGGCAGCCGTTGAGGGAGGCGAGTGTGGTAGGTAACAGTGGGATGCTGAAGAAGCCATGCTTTGAGCTAGTGGAAGGGGCATTTAGCTTCAAGAAGACGGTGGCCGGGAAGCTGGATCGGTGCTCTGAGCTggcgaaggaagaagaagaaagagaaatttACCTACAGAGAATGTGGTGA
- the LOC121989154 gene encoding 40S ribosomal protein S24-1-like has product MADSKAVTIRTRKFMTNRLLSRKQFVIDVLHPGRANVSKAELKEKLAHLYEVKDQNTIFVFKFRTHFGGGKSTGFGLIYDTLENAKKYEPKYRLIRNGLATKVEKSRKQMKERKNRTKKIRGVKKTKAGDAAKAGKKK; this is encoded by the exons ATGGCGGATTCTAAGGCGGTAACAATCAGGACGAGGAAGTTCATGACTAATCGCCTCCTCTCCAGGAAGCAATTC GTCATCGATGTGCTCCACCCTGGAAGAGCCAATGTTTCAAAG GCTGAATTGAAAGAGAAGCTGGCACACCTGTATGAAGTAAAGGATCAGAACACAATCTTCGTGTTCAAGTTCAGGACGCACTTCGGAGGAGGGAAGTCGACTGGTTTTGGCTTGATCTACGATACATTGGAAAATGCCAAGAAGTACGAGCCCAAGTACCGGCTCATCCGG AATGGGCTTGCCACAAAGGTGGAGAAATCAAGGAAGCAGATGAAAGAAAGGAAGAACAGGACAAAGAAAATACGTGGTGTCAAGAAG ACAAAGGCTGGAGATGCTGCCAAGGCTGGAAAGAAGAAGTGA